In the Scomber japonicus isolate fScoJap1 chromosome 18, fScoJap1.pri, whole genome shotgun sequence genome, one interval contains:
- the hdac5 gene encoding histone deacetylase 5 isoform X3 translates to MNSSHSSVVEVKSSLPSGMQSPVGTASEQRGGGGEGGGGPGEGPGGGGGPVDLRTESRVGSLSGGASGVDTALREQQLQQELVLLKQQQELQKQLLFAEFQKKHEVLTRQHEVQLQEHLKVLSQQQQELLAAKRQQELEQKRKLEQQRHEEQEKQRLEQQLLLLRNKEKGKESAIASTEVKLKLQEFLLSKKEPGTCGLNHSFSPKCWGAQHTSADQSSPPQSNTPGTPPSYKLPPLLGNYEGKDDFPLRKTVSEPNLKVRSRLKQKVAERRSSPLLRRKDGTVISTFKKRAIEISVSSLCNSAPGSGPSSPNSSNSAIANGNTGSVPNIQTELRSLHQTLGADGTLSPLSLYTSPSLPNISLGLPANTHITPTQKLSNQQEAERQAIQSLRGGGALTGKFLSTSSLPAGVGHDVETPPPSSHSAHSSLLQHVLLLEQARQQTAMLAVPMYSQSPLVTAERGVSGGMRAVNKLPRHRPLARTQSAPLPQSPQALQQLVVQQQHQHFLEKHYKMLSKGTDLPRPPPTHPEETEEELTETNDMQEDDEGAGIHRLQKEGSDDSTPSSERLGVHMKGDEERGAMQVKGESTESELDEEEEDDDVIQLREDDDERGSYTQALQQLGVLQSSLPHRPLGRAQSSPAATVNPIKHLFTTGLVYDSLMLKHQCVCGNAHIHPEHAGRVQSIWSRLQETGLLGRCERIRGRKASLDEIQSVHSEFHTLLYGTSPLNRHKLDHKKLLGPISQKMYAVLPCGGIGVDSDTVWNEMHSSAAVRMAVGSVIELAFRVAAGELKNGFAVVRPPGHHAEESTAMGFCFFNSVAITAKLLQQKLGVGKILIVDWDIHHGNGTQQAFYSDPNVLYISLHRYDDGNFFPGSGAPEEVGSGAGVGFNVNIAWTGGVEPPMGDVEYLTAFRSVVMPIAQQFSPDVVLVSAGFDAVEGHQSPLGGYNVSAKCFGQLTQLLMGLAGGRVVMALEGGHDLTAICDASEACVSALLGDPCDSMFQWPQEKPCPKACSSLERVIEIQSKHWSCLQTSGHSLLDSPLGAQGQSEKDEAETVSAMASLSVDVDQPGSVPDNTETSRSTEEPMEEEPIL, encoded by the exons TAGTGGAGGTGAAGAGCAGCCTCCCATCAGGCATGCAGAGCCCAGTAGGAACAGCAAGTgagcaaagaggaggaggtggagaaggtg GTGGGGGTCCAGGAGAAGgccctggaggaggaggaggcccaGTGGACCTCCGGACAGAGTCCAGGGTGGGGTCTCTTTCTGGGGGTGCGTCAGGGGTGGACACGGCCCTGAGAgagcagcagctccagcaggaACTTGTGCTcctgaaacagcagcaggaacTCCAGAAACAGCTTCTTTTCGCAGAGTTCCAGAAAAAACACGAAGTACTAACACGACAACATGAAGTCCAGCTTCAGGAGCACCTGAAGGTATTGAGTCAG caaCAACAGGAGCTGCTGGCAGCAAAGCGGCAGCAGGAGCTCGAACAGAAGAGGAAACTGGAGCAACAAAGGCACGAAGAACAGGAGAAACAGCGACTGGAgcaacagctgctgctgctaaggAACAAGGAGAAAGGCAAAGAGA GTGCCATTGCCAGTACAGAGGTGAAGCTGAAGCTGCAGGAGTTCCTTCTCAGTAAGAAAGAGCCGGGTACCTGCGGACTGAACCATTCCTTCTCCCCAAAGTGCTG gggagCCCAGCACACCTCAGCAGATCAGAGCTCTCCTCCGCAGAGTAACACCCCAGGAACACCTCCCTCCTACAAACTGCCCCCGCTGCTGGGGAACTACGAAGGCAAAGACGACTTCCCGCTCCGCAAGACGG TCTCTGAGCCCAATCTGAAAGTGCGTTCACGGTTGAAGCAGAAGGTGGCAGAGAGGCGGAGCTCTCCACTCCTCCGAAGGAAGGATGGCACCGTCATCAGCACCTTTAAGAAGAGAGCCATAGAGATAtcag TCTCCTCTCTCTGTAATAGCGCTCCAGGTTCAGGTCCCAGCAGTCCCAACAGCTCCAATTCGGCCATTGCCAACGGCAACACGGGATCAGTCCCCAACATACAGACAGAG ctccgATCTCTCCATCAGACACTGGGGGCTGATGGGACATTGAGTCCGTTGAGTCTCTACACTTCGCCGTCCTTGCCAAATATCTCCCTGGGCCTCcctgccaacacacacatcaca CCCACCCAGAAGCTGTCCAACCAGCAAGAGGCCGAGCGACAAGCCATCCAATCACTGCGAGGAGGTGGGGCTTTAACAGGGAAGTTTCTCTCCACATCCTCATTACCTGCAG GTGTGGGGCATGATGTGGAAACCCCGCCTCCCAGCTCTCACTCCGCCCATTCCTCGTTATTGCAGCACGTACTACTGCTGGAGCAGGCCAGACAACAGACTGCTATGCTagctg TCCCCATGTACAGCCAGTCGCCGCTGGTTACGGCAGAGCGAGGCGTGTCCGGTGGCATGCGGGCCGTCAACAAGCTGCCTCGCCATCGACCACTGGCTCGAACCCAGAGTGCACCTTTGCCCCAGTCCCCGCAGGCCCTGCAGCAGCTGGTGGTTCAGCAGCAACACCAGCACTTCCTGGAGAAACACTACAAG ATGCTATCAAAGGGAACAGACCTCCCCAGGCCGCCACCCACTCAcccagaggagacagaggaggagctaACAGAGACCAATGACATGCAGGAGGACGACGAAGGGGCGGGAATTCACAG GCTTCAGAAGGAGGGGTCTGACGACAGCACGCCCTCCTCTGAACGACTCGGTGTGCACATGAAGGGTGACGAGGAACGCGGGGCCATGCAAGTGAAAGGGGAGAGTACTGAGAGCGAGCTggacgaagaggaagaggacgatgaTGTCATCCAACTGAGGGAGGATGATGACGAGAGGGGGAGCTACACgcag GCCTTGCAGCAGCTGGGTGTGTTACAGTCGTCGTTGCCCCACAGACCTCTGGGAAGAGCGCAGTCCTCCCCTGCAGCCACCGTCAATCCCATCAAACACCTCTTCACCACCg ggcTCGTGTATGACAGTCTGATgttgaagcatcagtgtgtgtgtggcaatgCTCACATCCACCCAGAGCATGCTGGGAGAGTGCAGAGCATCTGGTCCAGACTGCAGGAGACGGGCCTGCTGGGCCGCTGtgag agaATTCGTGGGCGTAAAGCGTCTCTGGATGAGATCCAGTCTGTCCATTCAGAGTTCCACACTCTGCTCTATGGAACCAGTCCACTCAACAGACACAAACTGGACCACAAGAAGCTGCTGG GTCCAATCAGCCAGAAGATGTATGCTGTTCTTCCCTGTGGAGGAATAGGG GTGGACAGTGACACCGTGTGGAACGAGATGCACTCGTCAGCGGCAGTGCGCATGGCGGTCGGCTCGGTGATTGAGCTAGCCTTCAGAGTGGCAGCGGGGGAGCTGAAG AACGGCTTTGCAGTGGTGCGTCCACCAGGTCACCATGCTGAGGAATCCACCGCTAT gggGTTTTGTTTCTTCAACTCAGTCGCCATCACTGCTAAACTTCTGCAGCAGAAACTGGGAGTGGGCAAGATCCTCATTGTGGATTGG GacattcaccatggcaacggcaCCCAGCAGGCCTTCTACAGCGACCCCAACGTCCTCTACATCTCCCTCCATCGCTACGACGACGGGAACTTCTTTCCTGGCAGCGGAGCACCCGAGGag gTGGGATCGGGTGCAGGTGTTGGTTTTAATGTTAACATAGCGTGGACTGGAGGAGTGGAGCCCCCTATGGGTGATGTTGAGTACCTCACTGCCTTTAG gagCGTGGTGATGCCCATCGCGCAGCAGTTCAGTCCAGACGTTGTTCTAGTGTCCGCAGGCTTCGACGCAGTAGAAGGTCATCAGTCTCCTCTGGGAGGTTACAACGTCTCCGCCAAGT gtTTCGGTCAGCTGACGCAGCTGCTGATGGGTCTGGCAGGTGGGCGGGTGGTTATGGCGCTGGAGGGCGGTCACGATCTCACCGCCATCTGTGACGCATCGGAGGCCTGCGTCTCGGCGCTACTAGGAGACccg tGTGACTCTATGTTTCAGTGGCCTCAGGAGAAGCCCTGTCCCAAAGCCTGCTCCTCACTGGAGAGAGTCATAGAGATCCaga